Proteins from one Celeribacter indicus genomic window:
- a CDS encoding nucleotidyltransferase family protein, translating into MTELRFHSPVGHAAYHDLLRLAQDEQASEITGTPTRVTVKGRVFWYDKFRLGTTVAQRYIGPDSPELRARLDRLEALRTERDARRRERTRLVRLLRAEGYASTDQQTGSLLNAFARAGVFRLGGTLIGTVAFRHYEGELGLALGFDRLAQTGDIDIGSFERLSFALGDTVETPLAEVFRSLDFAPAPSLDPGRTWRWTQAGGEALVEFLMPAQGEESIRDLPALGVSALALRHLDFLLKDPIPAVSLYRSGVLIQIPRPERFALHKLIVAERRRGGPDALKAGKDRAQAALLVAALAETRPDELAEAHEEARGRGPNWAARIDASLARLPETRARIRAVL; encoded by the coding sequence ATGACCGAGCTCCGCTTCCACTCCCCCGTCGGCCATGCCGCCTACCACGACCTGCTGCGCCTCGCGCAGGACGAACAGGCGAGCGAAATCACCGGCACCCCCACCCGCGTCACGGTGAAGGGGCGCGTGTTCTGGTATGACAAGTTCCGTCTCGGCACCACCGTCGCACAGCGCTATATCGGCCCCGACAGCCCGGAGCTGCGCGCCCGCCTCGACCGGCTGGAGGCGCTTCGGACAGAGCGCGACGCCCGGCGCCGGGAACGCACCCGCCTCGTGCGCCTGTTGCGCGCGGAAGGCTATGCCTCCACCGACCAGCAGACCGGCAGCCTGCTGAACGCCTTCGCCCGCGCCGGCGTCTTCCGCCTCGGCGGCACGCTGATCGGAACGGTCGCCTTCCGCCATTACGAGGGCGAGCTGGGCCTCGCGCTCGGCTTCGACCGGCTGGCGCAGACCGGCGACATCGACATCGGCAGTTTCGAACGCCTCTCCTTCGCCCTGGGCGACACGGTCGAGACCCCGCTCGCCGAGGTGTTCCGCAGCCTCGACTTCGCCCCGGCCCCCTCGCTCGATCCCGGCCGCACCTGGCGCTGGACGCAGGCGGGGGGCGAGGCGCTGGTGGAATTCCTGATGCCGGCGCAGGGCGAGGAATCGATCCGCGACCTGCCCGCCCTCGGGGTCAGCGCGCTGGCCCTGCGCCATCTCGATTTCCTGCTGAAAGACCCGATTCCCGCCGTCAGCCTCTATCGCAGCGGCGTGCTGATCCAGATCCCGCGCCCCGAACGCTTCGCCCTGCACAAGCTCATCGTCGCGGAACGGCGCCGGGGCGGCCCCGACGCGCTCAAGGCCGGAAAGGACCGCGCGCAGGCCGCCCTCCTCGTCGCGGCACTGGCGGAGACGCGGCCGGACGAGCTGGCCGAAGCGCATGAGGAGGCGCGCGGGCGCGGACCGAACTGGGCGGCCCGGATCGACGCCTCCCTCGCCCGCCTGCCCGAGACCCGCGCGCGGATCCGCGCCGTGCTCTGA